GGGTTAAATATGTGGGGTGAAATTGAACCTCCCGTTAAAACACAACCGAGTCCGTGTGGGAGTGAAGACAAGAGCAAATTACCAGACGAACCGTTGACACGGTCCCAGAGATGTGACTTAAACAGCCTCACAGACACCAAGCAGCCGCTGCAACACACCCAGGTGAGATCCACAGCATTAGCTCTGTTTTTATAAACGTATAAAGTAAATACGCTCACTTATTACTGGTGTAAGAGCTAATATCCTGTTTAACTGCTCGTTCAGTGCGTGAGCCAGGGTGAGTCCAGTTCTGTAAACGCCATGGTAGAAGCCATAGCCTTGAGTGGGAGCCTGGTGAAAAGCCAGCAGATAGGAGACGCTGAACTGACCCTAGAGCAGCGCAGAGAGGAGCTTCTGCATCAGTACAGGAACAAACCACTGGTTTTCCTGGAGAGGTACCATGTATGTGCACACAGCTGAATGTGTTTATCTGCCCACATATTTGAGTGTAATTTTGGACACTGCTTAATAATTGTTCTATAAAGCCCCAGTACCATAGACATTGGTACATTAGCCATGGTTCTGTGATGTTTACATGAGAAGTTATTAAGCAGTTAATAAAGGTAAGTAACATTACGTTGTCCTGTCAGTTTTTATGTCTGATACAGGCAATTTccagacaaaaatgaaaactggttATGGAAAAAAAGCTCTCTTATTTTAGGACTGGTCTTTATCCTTACCAGTTATCCTGATATGTATCATATACTACCTCATTTGGCAAAGGAACTCAGCATACTATCAACATAACAGGCATAAAATATAGGCCATTGCGTTAAACACTATCTACTCTCCCCAATCTCCAGACCTGTCTGAAGCCCCAGCACCTGTCAGCGTTTGATCACGTAAGCTCAGACCCACGGGCACAGCACTACAGCAAAGTGATACAGACACGATCTGCAGGATGCACCAACAGGACCAGGGTCCGAAACCAGCGCTACGCTGCCCTCAGAGCTCTGCAGAGGGGTAGGGGATTCACTTGCCATTAGTGGTATCACACagatggttttggttttactttgaaaagttTTAGATATCCACTGTGGAAACATCTGCTGATTTCTCAACAATCTTTCCACCAAGCATTGGTACCTGATAACATTCAACAACTTACCCTTCCTCTGCTCATCTGCTGTACCTCCTCTCCTAGAGGGTCAATATTTCAGTGAAGAACAGATGCGAATTAGAGAGCCGCTGCTGTATGAACAATATATCGGTCAATACCTGACTGACGAGGAGGTGAGTTTTACTTCTTCAGTTACAGTTCAGTGTAGATTTAGGAaggttttctttaaaatttttGGGCTATTTTCTGGCTAATTTAATCAATTCTTTAGGTGCTGGAGCGCTCCCAGGGGGCCATGTTGGACGGTGCAGAGGGGGGACCAGGGGCACCAGCGGGTGGCACGGGAGGGCTCGCCCACCTCCTCCTCAACTCCTACCAGGAGCGTCTCATCCAGAATCgtctgcaggaggagcaggagagagaggagggcgcacaggaggaggaagaggatgaagaagacgACGGTGAGAGGGGGTTACACAAAGTGGTTTCACTGCTTTcgtttctgtcatttttgt
This sequence is a window from Lates calcarifer isolate ASB-BC8 unplaced genomic scaffold, TLL_Latcal_v3 _unitig_8_quiver_1220, whole genome shotgun sequence. Protein-coding genes within it:
- the LOC108880335 gene encoding LOW QUALITY PROTEIN: coiled-coil domain-containing protein 97-like (The sequence of the model RefSeq protein was modified relative to this genomic sequence to represent the inferred CDS: inserted 1 base in 1 codon), which codes for MWGEIEPPVKTQPSPCGSEDKSKLPDEPLTRSQRCDLNSLTDTKQPLQHTQCVSQGESSSVNAMVEAIALSGSLVKSQQIGDAELTLEQRREELLHQYRNKPLVFLERYHTCLKPQHLSAFDHVSSDPRAQHYSKVIQTRSAGCTNRTRVRNQRYAALRALQREGQYFSEEQMRIREPLLYEQYIGQYLTDEEVLERSQGAMLDGAEGGPGAPAGGTGGLAHLLLNSYQERLIQNRLQEEQEREEGAQEEEEDEEDDDDRVQEKEWEPTXEEKALLREEFISQMHQRFLDGKDKDFNYSEVDENPDYDNLDIVSRDAEDKYFDEDDEVEEDEEDMTE